In the Arthrobacter sp. 31Y genome, one interval contains:
- a CDS encoding sulfurtransferase, whose amino-acid sequence MSYPVEQNEKFAAYANPERLVSTEWLAAAIADGAITDGKLVVVESDEDVLLYETGHIPGAVKIDWHTDLNDEVTRDYVDGAAFAALAASKGISRDSTVVIYGDKSNWWAAYALWVFTLFGHEDVRLLDGGRDKWIAEGRELTTDVSRPAVGEYPEVERNDAPIRAFKEDVLAHLGNPLIDVRSPEEYTGQRTHMPAYPEEGALRGGHIPTAASIPWARAAAEDGTYRSREELEALYLGEAGLEPGADVVAYCRIGERSSHTWFALKYLLGFDSVRNYDGSWTEWGNAVRVPIVKGADRGSVPASLVRS is encoded by the coding sequence ATGTCCTACCCAGTTGAACAGAACGAAAAGTTTGCAGCGTATGCAAACCCAGAACGCCTTGTGTCCACTGAGTGGCTCGCGGCAGCCATTGCCGACGGCGCCATCACGGACGGCAAGCTTGTGGTTGTGGAGTCCGACGAAGACGTTCTCCTCTACGAAACAGGCCACATCCCGGGCGCCGTCAAGATCGACTGGCACACTGACCTGAATGACGAGGTCACCCGCGACTACGTGGACGGCGCCGCCTTTGCCGCCCTCGCTGCCTCCAAGGGCATCTCCCGCGACAGCACCGTGGTCATCTACGGTGACAAGTCCAACTGGTGGGCTGCCTACGCGCTGTGGGTCTTTACGTTGTTCGGCCACGAGGATGTGCGTCTCCTCGATGGCGGCCGCGACAAGTGGATCGCCGAAGGCCGCGAGCTGACCACCGACGTTTCCCGGCCCGCCGTGGGCGAGTACCCGGAGGTGGAGCGCAACGATGCTCCGATCCGCGCCTTCAAGGAAGACGTCCTGGCCCACCTGGGCAATCCCCTTATTGATGTCCGCTCCCCTGAGGAGTACACCGGACAGCGCACGCACATGCCGGCCTACCCGGAAGAGGGCGCACTGCGCGGCGGCCACATTCCTACGGCCGCGTCCATCCCGTGGGCACGCGCCGCAGCTGAAGACGGCACGTACCGGAGCCGCGAAGAGCTGGAGGCGCTCTACCTGGGCGAGGCCGGATTGGAGCCCGGCGCTGACGTGGTGGCCTACTGCCGCATCGGCGAACGTTCCAGCCACACCTGGTTCGCACTGAAGTACTTGTTGGGATTCGACTCCGTCCGTAACTACGACGGCTCATGGACCGAGTGGGGCAACGCTGTGCGGGTTCCCATCGTCAAGGGCGCTGATCGCGGTTCCGTTCCGGCTTCACTGGTCCGCAGCTAG
- a CDS encoding SufE family protein encodes MSTNTLPTALAEIVDDFQALTEPDRLQLLLEFSKGLPELPERLKDHPELLEQVVECQSPLFLTIESEKNPDGGARAYRLYFKAPPEAPTTRGFAGVLHEGLDGLTAEEILAVPDDMPELLGLTRAITPLRMRGMTAMLGRIKRKVAAATRLES; translated from the coding sequence ATGAGTACCAACACTTTGCCCACCGCCCTGGCGGAAATCGTCGATGACTTCCAAGCACTGACGGAGCCTGACCGCCTGCAACTCCTTCTCGAGTTCTCGAAGGGCCTGCCGGAGCTTCCGGAGCGCCTGAAGGACCACCCTGAGCTGCTGGAACAGGTTGTGGAGTGCCAGTCACCGCTGTTTCTGACTATTGAGTCTGAGAAAAATCCCGACGGCGGCGCCCGCGCCTACCGGCTCTACTTCAAAGCTCCTCCGGAAGCACCCACAACCCGGGGCTTCGCAGGGGTATTGCACGAGGGCTTGGATGGGTTGACGGCCGAGGAAATCCTTGCCGTTCCTGACGACATGCCGGAGCTGCTGGGCCTGACCCGGGCCATTACTCCCCTGCGCATGCGGGGAATGACGGCCATGCTTGGCCGGATCAAGCGGAAAGTCGCAGCAGCCACCCGGCTGGAAAGCTGA
- the ybaK gene encoding Cys-tRNA(Pro) deacylase gives MAKKMASQGTPATAALAAAGVSFVVHPYAHDPGTASYGLEAAEVLGIDPQRVFKTLMVEVEGRLAVAIVPVSGNLDLKSVAAALGAKKAVMADPKAAERRTGYVVGGISPLGQRQPSSTVVDESALAFSTVLVSGGRRGLDIELAPADLIRLTKAITAPIGTTDKRQG, from the coding sequence ATGGCCAAAAAGATGGCTTCACAGGGAACGCCGGCAACTGCAGCACTTGCAGCGGCCGGCGTTTCCTTCGTGGTGCACCCCTACGCCCATGATCCCGGGACAGCCAGCTACGGGCTGGAGGCAGCGGAAGTCCTTGGCATCGACCCCCAACGGGTTTTCAAGACCCTCATGGTGGAGGTTGAAGGCCGCCTGGCAGTGGCGATTGTTCCGGTATCCGGAAACCTGGATCTGAAGTCGGTTGCTGCAGCCCTCGGGGCCAAGAAAGCAGTCATGGCGGACCCCAAGGCTGCGGAACGACGCACTGGTTATGTTGTGGGAGGCATATCGCCGCTGGGACAGCGGCAGCCCTCTTCCACGGTGGTTGACGAGTCCGCCTTGGCTTTCAGCACCGTCCTCGTTTCAGGGGGCCGCCGCGGCCTGGATATTGAGCTGGCCCCGGCAGACCTCATTCGGCTCACCAAGGCCATCACTGCTCCCATAGGCACCACCGACAAGCGTCAAGGCTGA
- the zapE gene encoding cell division protein ZapE — protein sequence MVKIEQLAARTPAVSVEELLKGFYPSPRFGEVSFDSYRPDPSQPSQANAVKLLSAFADGVGSDDGGGLFKKLFAKKAPATRAGIYLDGGFGVGKTHLLASLWHRSPGPKAFGTFVEYTNLVGALSFRKTVEALSSYKLVCIDEFELDDPGDTVLMSRLMRELADAGVKLAATSNTLPGSLGEGRFAAVDFQREIQVLADQFDVVRIDGEDFRHRGLPAAPAPLKTEELKHRMRAEFDGKTVAVDDFRTLVNHLAAVHPSRYRQLISGVEAVVWSDVETITEQAVALRFVVLADRLYDKDVPILASGVPFDKLFTDEMMTGGYTKKYFRAVSRLTALAREAQNHEPA from the coding sequence GTGGTAAAGATCGAACAACTGGCTGCCCGCACACCGGCAGTCTCTGTGGAGGAACTCCTCAAGGGTTTCTACCCGTCTCCGCGATTCGGAGAGGTATCGTTCGACAGCTACCGGCCCGACCCTTCGCAGCCGAGCCAGGCCAACGCCGTGAAGCTGCTGTCGGCTTTCGCCGATGGCGTCGGCTCTGACGATGGCGGCGGTCTTTTCAAGAAGTTGTTTGCCAAGAAGGCCCCGGCAACAAGGGCAGGAATCTACCTCGACGGCGGTTTCGGCGTGGGCAAGACCCACCTTCTGGCTTCTCTCTGGCACAGGTCGCCGGGGCCCAAGGCCTTCGGTACGTTCGTCGAATACACCAACCTCGTTGGTGCACTGTCCTTCCGCAAGACCGTGGAAGCCCTGAGCAGCTACAAGCTGGTGTGCATCGACGAGTTCGAACTTGATGATCCGGGTGACACCGTGCTCATGTCCAGGCTCATGCGTGAACTGGCCGACGCCGGCGTGAAGCTGGCAGCGACGTCCAATACCCTTCCCGGTTCGCTGGGGGAAGGGCGCTTCGCTGCCGTGGACTTCCAGCGCGAAATACAGGTCCTCGCGGACCAGTTCGACGTCGTCAGGATAGACGGCGAAGACTTCCGTCACCGAGGCTTGCCCGCGGCCCCCGCGCCGCTCAAGACCGAAGAGCTCAAGCACCGGATGCGTGCCGAGTTCGACGGGAAGACCGTAGCTGTTGATGATTTCCGCACCCTCGTCAACCACCTGGCCGCAGTCCACCCCAGCCGCTACCGGCAGCTCATTTCCGGCGTGGAGGCTGTGGTGTGGAGCGACGTTGAAACCATTACCGAGCAGGCTGTCGCGCTCCGCTTCGTGGTACTTGCGGACAGGCTCTACGACAAAGATGTGCCGATCCTGGCCAGTGGCGTACCCTTCGACAAGCTCTTCACCGATGAGATGATGACCGGCGGCTACACCAAGAAGTACTTCCGGGCTGTTTCCAGGTTGACGGCGTTGGCACGCGAGGCCCAAAACCACGAGCCCGCCTGA
- a CDS encoding antitoxin: MPVGLIDDLKGKAQGLIQGNEEAIKNGIDKAGDFVDQKTGGKYAGHVDKVQNAASDFVAKNDGKPAQAPVTDEPKQP, from the coding sequence GTGCCCGTGGGTTTAATTGACGACCTGAAGGGCAAGGCTCAGGGTCTCATTCAAGGCAACGAAGAAGCCATCAAGAATGGCATCGACAAAGCCGGGGATTTTGTGGACCAGAAGACTGGCGGCAAGTACGCCGGTCACGTCGACAAAGTCCAGAACGCCGCTTCCGACTTCGTGGCCAAGAACGACGGCAAGCCTGCACAGGCTCCCGTCACGGATGAGCCGAAGCAGCCGTAG
- a CDS encoding benzoate/H(+) symporter BenE family transporter — translation MPSASPSTRNRATRETLGPPITAGIVTALVGFTSSFAVVLAGLQAVGANQAQASSGLLALTLTFGLGILWLAWRSRMPVTLAWSTPGAALLASAGMVDGGWPAAVGAFLMVGVLIVLTGLLPVLGRLMATIPTALAQAMLAGVLLPLCLAPFKSLGSAPLFVAPVVVCWVVLMKFAPRWSVPASLLVALAAIGIHIVSNGVHVPGDGLLPRLEWTTPTFTVEAAVGLALPLFIVTMASQNIPGVAVLKSFGYTTPWRSSMLVTGAGTMVGAPFGGHAINLAALSAALAAGEEAGKDHSRRWIAAFVSGLAYLVLAALSAALVTLVAAAPSGLLEAVAGLALLGTLASSISSALAVAEERIPACITFLLAASGLSFAGVGAAFWALAGGILVRWMLKSREPLQKP, via the coding sequence ATGCCTTCCGCCTCCCCGTCTACCCGCAACCGTGCCACCCGCGAGACGCTGGGGCCTCCGATCACGGCCGGGATTGTCACTGCGCTGGTGGGTTTCACGTCGTCGTTCGCCGTAGTCCTTGCCGGATTGCAGGCTGTGGGCGCCAACCAGGCGCAGGCATCCAGCGGCTTGTTGGCGCTCACCCTCACTTTTGGCCTGGGAATCCTCTGGCTGGCGTGGCGGTCCAGGATGCCGGTGACGCTGGCGTGGTCCACCCCTGGAGCTGCACTCCTGGCCTCCGCCGGAATGGTCGACGGCGGTTGGCCGGCCGCCGTCGGGGCCTTCCTGATGGTGGGGGTCCTGATCGTCCTGACGGGCCTGTTACCTGTTCTGGGACGTCTCATGGCGACAATTCCCACCGCCTTGGCGCAGGCGATGCTGGCCGGTGTCCTACTCCCCCTGTGCCTGGCACCCTTCAAGTCGTTGGGCTCAGCACCTTTGTTTGTTGCCCCCGTGGTGGTGTGCTGGGTTGTCCTGATGAAATTCGCACCCCGTTGGTCCGTCCCAGCGTCACTGTTGGTGGCTTTGGCCGCCATCGGCATCCACATTGTGTCCAACGGAGTCCATGTCCCCGGTGACGGCCTTCTGCCCAGGCTGGAGTGGACCACACCTACATTTACCGTGGAGGCTGCGGTAGGGCTGGCCCTGCCGTTGTTCATCGTCACCATGGCCTCGCAAAACATTCCCGGGGTCGCAGTGCTTAAGTCCTTCGGATACACCACTCCGTGGCGGTCATCGATGCTGGTCACGGGGGCGGGAACCATGGTGGGGGCACCGTTCGGAGGCCACGCAATCAATCTGGCCGCCCTCAGTGCGGCGCTGGCCGCGGGTGAGGAGGCAGGCAAGGATCACAGCAGGCGATGGATCGCTGCATTCGTCTCCGGCTTAGCGTACTTGGTACTAGCAGCGCTCTCAGCAGCGCTTGTTACGTTAGTGGCTGCGGCCCCTTCTGGGCTCCTTGAAGCGGTGGCAGGGCTGGCCCTCCTGGGAACCCTGGCGTCGTCAATCTCGTCAGCCTTGGCGGTGGCAGAGGAGCGTATCCCCGCCTGCATTACCTTCCTGCTGGCAGCATCAGGCTTGAGCTTCGCCGGTGTCGGTGCTGCTTTCTGGGCTCTGGCCGGTGGCATCCTGGTTCGCTGGATGCTGAAGAGCCGCGAGCCCCTTCAGAAGCCCTGA
- a CDS encoding alpha/beta hydrolase family protein: protein MASTTPPASDAADRKLSLRTKWAIAGFLAGGTIAGLVGAGSSALAVYFARRVITPAARHEDQEVLAVIRGDRGLQVILAATPDSTIDGVFSLFFSGGKGHARIGRIVSYSPAEQTVLREVEEVYSGDLSEARRAWWSGATYPDPAAIGLAAEDVDIAVDGGKAPAWLIRAEASAASPVCAIMVHGRGATRLEGLRAVRTARELGMDSLLISYRNDGLAPSAPDGRYGLGSTEWRDVEAAIEYAVDHGAQEIVLFGWSMGGAISLQTADLSKHRHLIRALVLDAPVINWVNVMAHHAEMNRIPYNVGRYGQMMLSHPLGRRLTGLSAPVDLKAMDWEARAVELRTPTLLIHSVDDDYVPFGPSASLAEKNPEMVTFEPFDGARHTKEWNVDPERWERLVRAWLQRQLAPRNNPGQTGSAAVQAG from the coding sequence ATGGCATCGACTACCCCGCCAGCGAGCGACGCTGCAGACAGGAAACTCTCCCTCCGCACCAAATGGGCCATCGCCGGCTTCCTGGCAGGCGGCACCATCGCCGGTTTGGTGGGGGCAGGGTCCTCGGCGCTCGCCGTGTATTTTGCCCGCCGTGTCATTACCCCTGCCGCCAGGCACGAGGACCAGGAAGTCCTTGCTGTCATCCGCGGGGACAGGGGCCTTCAGGTGATATTGGCGGCCACCCCGGACAGCACCATTGACGGCGTATTCAGCCTGTTCTTCTCTGGCGGCAAAGGTCACGCCAGGATCGGCCGGATTGTGTCGTACTCGCCCGCCGAGCAGACGGTACTGCGCGAAGTTGAGGAAGTTTACAGCGGAGACCTCTCAGAGGCCCGCCGCGCATGGTGGAGCGGGGCAACCTACCCTGATCCTGCTGCGATCGGCCTGGCTGCCGAGGACGTGGACATCGCGGTCGACGGCGGGAAAGCGCCTGCTTGGTTGATCCGGGCCGAAGCTTCGGCGGCTTCACCGGTCTGCGCCATCATGGTCCATGGCCGCGGCGCTACGCGCCTGGAAGGGTTGCGGGCGGTCCGCACCGCACGCGAGCTGGGGATGGACAGCCTGCTGATCTCCTACCGCAATGATGGACTGGCACCCTCCGCGCCGGATGGGCGGTATGGCCTGGGATCCACGGAATGGCGCGACGTGGAGGCGGCGATTGAATACGCAGTGGACCACGGAGCCCAGGAGATTGTGCTGTTCGGCTGGTCCATGGGTGGTGCCATAAGCCTGCAAACAGCTGACCTGTCCAAGCACCGCCACCTTATCCGGGCATTGGTCTTGGATGCCCCGGTCATCAATTGGGTCAACGTGATGGCCCATCACGCTGAGATGAACAGAATTCCCTACAACGTGGGGCGTTACGGGCAGATGATGCTGAGCCATCCGCTGGGGCGCAGGCTGACCGGACTGTCCGCGCCTGTGGACCTGAAAGCTATGGACTGGGAAGCCCGCGCCGTTGAATTGCGGACACCTACCTTGCTGATCCACAGCGTGGACGACGACTACGTACCCTTCGGGCCCTCCGCCAGTCTGGCGGAAAAGAACCCTGAGATGGTCACGTTTGAACCCTTCGACGGCGCCCGGCACACCAAAGAGTGGAACGTCGATCCGGAACGTTGGGAGCGCCTCGTCCGCGCCTGGTTGCAGAGGCAACTGGCTCCGCGAAACAACCCGGGACAGACGGGCTCCGCCGCGGTGCAGGCTGGCTGA